A single Phoenix dactylifera cultivar Barhee BC4 chromosome 1, palm_55x_up_171113_PBpolish2nd_filt_p, whole genome shotgun sequence DNA region contains:
- the LOC120112302 gene encoding uncharacterized protein LOC120112302 has product MADDGVAGAPPGDDDQGMPALWAAVRGLEGAVRDIQQALQGMRVDINRERLQDREDLPHGPPVPARDPPHRRRRQVLPESSDEEEEEAVYGAFGGPRLHPGDYNFDRGERAGGAFGRRFPDGGAADDGSGGQRPRRNRPGVFDRGLHVGGTAFGRRVPAGDGVYVEADEVGGQRPWRNQDPAGRRHNELDRRPRVGGLGFGGWLPDEDVVVDQATEPRPRVNRVPAGERNAEPMGNRLPWGVRDRGSPDFILKVDLPAFSGNLHIEGFLDWLAEVEKFFDYMEIPDQKKVKLVAYKLKGGASAWWDQLQHNRLWQGKMQITTWRKMKQHLRGRFLPPDYEQALYHQYQNCRQGPRTVTEYTDEFNRLNARNNLSETENQQVARYIGGLKPAIRDQVDLYPVWSLTEATSLALKLEAQATRKAHQFQPMNRASSLRPTIAKQKTVEGAATTSQPPPTSASRGAGNFSKQQAAPKGSGNPYERPMPIKCYRYQEVGHRSNECPRRRPVHVVEAEDEEEMPHEEEDHEEGQTDDEDVEVTAPDQGVPASFVVQQILFAPKNEEESQRHSIFKTCCTINKTVCNMIIDSGSSENIVSSALVRAMGLKTEKHPSPYKIGWIKKGAETRVEDVCRVPLSIGRYYKDEVVCDVVDMDACHVLLGRPWQHDTDVTFRGRDNTYLFRWQGRKILLVPMKEKLTPKTSQVEGKSFLAVSGAQFMAELKGAEEVMVLIVKGTEMPILQQVPEEFKELLTEFKDITPAELPNGLPSMRDIQHHIDLVPGASLPNLPHYRMSPKESKILQQQVEDLIKKGLIRESMSPCAVPALLTPKKDGSWRMCVDSGAINRITVKYRFSIPRLNDMLDMLEGAKVFSKIDLRSGYHQIRIRPGDEWKTAFKTKDGLYEWMVMPFGLSNAPSTFMRIMNQVLKSFIGKFVVVYFDDILIYSRNEIEHKKHLRAVLLALRENQLFVNLKKCHFVTRRLVFLGFVVGADGIQVDEEKVKAIREWPIPTNVS; this is encoded by the coding sequence ATGGCAGATGACGGTGTGGCAGGTGCCCCTCCCGGTGATGATGATCAAGGGATGCCGGCATTGTGGGCGGCCGTCCGCGGCTTGGAAGGAGCCGTCCGTGACATCCAACAAGCCCTTCAAGGCATGCGCGTCGACATCAACCGGGAGCGATTGCAAGATCGTGAGGATCTCCCTCACGGTCCACCGGTGCCGGCACGGGATCCACCCCACCGGCGTCGGCGACAAGTTCTTCCAGAATCGTCCgacgaggaagaagaggaagcggtCTACGGGGCGTTTGGTGGACCGCGACTGCACCCCGGTGATTACAACTTTGATAGGGGCGAACGGGCCGGAGGAGCCTTCGGGCGGCGCTTTCCCGACGGAGGAGCGGCTGACGACGGCAGCGGGGGGCAACGTCCACGGAGGAACCGGCCTGGGGTGTTCGACCGCGGGTTGCACGTTGGAGGCACGGCCTTTGGTCGGCGAGTCCCTGCGGGAGACGGGGTGTACGTGGAAGCCGATGAAGTCGGTGGGCAGCGGCCATGGAGAAACCAAGATCCCGCGGGCCGAAGGCACAATGAACTCGACCGAAGACCTCGTGTTGGGGGCTTGGGTTTTGGCGGCTGGCTCCCTGATGAAGACGTAGTTGTCGACCAAGCCACTGAGCCACGACCACGGGTGAACAGGGTCCCTGCAGGAGAAAGGAATGCAGAACCCATGGGGAATAGGCTCCCTTGGGGTGTTCGGGACAGAGGCTCCCCTGATTTCATATTGAAGGTGGATCTTCCTGCCTTCAGTGGTAATCTTCACATTGAAGGATTTTTGGATTGGTTGGCCGAGGTAGAAAAATTTTTCGACTATATGGAGATCCCAGATCAGAAGAAGGTGAAGCTGGTCGCGTATAAATTGAAGGGAGGAGCATCTGCATGGTGGGATCAACTGCAACATAACCGTCTATGGCAAGGGAAGATGCAGATCACCACCTGGCGCAAGATGAAGCAACATCTGCGTGGCCGTTTTCTCCCGCCTGACTACGAGCAGGCACtctaccatcagtaccagaACTGCCGACAGGGCCCCCGGACGGTGACCGAATACACTGATGAATTCAACCGCCTCAATGCCCGCAACAACTTGTCAGAAACAGAAAATCAGCAAGTGGCAAGGTACATTGGTGGGTTGAAGCCAGCCATCCGAGATCAGGTGGATTTATATCCGGTGTGGAGTCTGACGGAAGCTACAAGTTTGGCCTTAAAACTTGAGGCCCAGGCGACACGGAAGGCACACCAATTTCAGCCCATGAATCGTGCATCGTCCTTGCGCCCCACCATAGCAAAGCAGAAGACTGTTGAAGGGGCGGCCACCACAAGTCAACCACCACCGACATCCGCATCAAGAGGAGCcggaaatttcagcaagcaacaGGCGGCTCCAAAAGGTAGTGGCAACCCCTACGAGAGACCCATGCCTATAAAATGTTACAGATATCAGGAGGTTGGGCATCGGTCTAACGAGTGTCCGAGGCGACGGCCAGTCCATGTAGTCGAAgctgaggatgaagaagaaatgCCGCATGAGGAGGAGGATCATGAAGAGGGGCAGACCGACGATGAAGACGTCGAGGTGACGGCGCCGGATCAGGGAGTTCCGGCCTCCTTTGTAGTTCAGCAAATTTTGTTTGCCccgaagaatgaagaagaatcgCAACGCCACAGCATCTTCAAAACTTGTTGCACTATCAACAAAACTGTGTGCAACATGATTATTGACAGCGGCAGCAGCGAAAACATTGTTTCCTCCGCGTTGGTTCGTGCGATGGGATTGAAGACAGAAAAGCACCCGTCTCCTTATAAGATTGGATGGATTAAAAAAGGAGCTGAAACGAGAGTAGAGGATGTATGCCGAGTGCCATTGTCCATCGGAAGGTACTACAAGGATGAAGTGGTGTGCGATGTGGTGGATATGGATGCATGTCATGTTCTACTCGGGCGTCCATGGCAGCATGACACAGATGTCACATTCAGGGGCCGAGACAACACATACTTGTTCCGATGGCAGGGTAGGAAAATTTTGTTGGTGCCTATGAAAGAGAAGCTTACCCCCAAAACTTCTCAAGTGGAGGGGAAGTCTTTCCTTGCAGTTTCTGGTGCGCAGTTCATGGCGGAACTCAAGGGGGCTGAAGAGGTTATGGTGTTGATTGTTAAGGGGACGGAGATGCCTATCCTGCAGCAGGTGCCCGAGGAGTTCAAAGAATTGTTGACAGAGTTCAAAGACATCACTCCTGCAGAATTACCAAATGGACTGCCTTCCATGCGAGATATTCAGCATCATATTGATTTGGTGCCTGGTGCAAGTCTCCCCAATCTACCTCATTACCGCATGAGTCCCAAGGAGAGCAAAATTCTGCAGCAACAAGTTGAagatttgatcaagaaggggctGATCCGGGAGAGCATGAGTCCGTGCGCGGTGCCTGCACTTTTGACGCCGAAGAAGGATGGGAGTtggcgtatgtgtgtggacAGCGGTGCGATCAACAGGATAACAGTAAAATACCGGTTTTCCATACCCCGTTTGAATGATATGCTCGACATGTtagaaggagccaaggtcttctCCAAAATTGACTTACGAAGCGGCTACCATCAAATCCGGATTCGCCCTGGTGATGAGTGGAAGACGGCATTCAAGACGAAGGATGGGTTATATGAGTGgatggtcatgccttttggcctATCCAATGCACCGAGCACCTTCATGAGAATAATGAATCAGGTACTAAAATCATTTATTGGAAAGTTCGTCGTCGTCtactttgatgatattttgatcTATAGTCGCAATGAAATTGAGCATAAGAAGCACTTGAGAGCAGTTTTGCTTGCTTTGCGGGAGAATCAGTTGTTTGTTAATCTTAAGAAGTGTCATTTCGTTACAAGACGCTTGGTGTTCCTGGGATTTGTTGTTGGGGCTGATGGCATACAggttgatgaagagaaggtaaAGGCAATACGGGAGTGGCCGATTCCTACAAATGTTAGCTAA